From the genome of Phyllostomus discolor isolate MPI-MPIP mPhyDis1 chromosome 12, mPhyDis1.pri.v3, whole genome shotgun sequence, one region includes:
- the LOC114511383 gene encoding carcinoembryonic antigen-related cell adhesion molecule 21-like, with amino-acid sequence MGSLSVSTHRGLIHWQGLLLVVSLFTFWCLPTNAQFSIASTNVAEGKNVRLSLLNTPQNALGYRWFRGEREIPNNLIAAYFILERKFINGRLYDRRKTIDLDGSLLIRKVTREDRGMYTVVAHLPNSVQQVGFGRLDVFQPVKVPILLTSNSTITENEDAVVLTCYTNAVSIEWFFNSMNLRLSERKKLSEDRRSLTIDPIQKEDSGYYQCKVSNPISSAESWPLELHMQHD; translated from the exons ATGGGATCCCTGTCAgtctctacccacagaggacttATCCACTGGCAAGGGCTCCTGCTGGTTG TGTCGCTGTTTACCTTCTGGTGCCTGCCCACGAACGCCCAGTTCTCTATTGCATCAACCAATGTTGCTGAAGGGAAGAATGTGCGTCTGAGTCTCCTCAATACACCTCAAAATGCTTTAGGCTACAGGTGGttcagaggagaaagggaaatacCTAATAATCTAATCGCAGCTTATTTCATATTGGAGAGAAAATTTATAAATGGGCGTTTATACGATAGACGAAAGACAATAGACCTCGATGGATCCTTGCTGATAAGGAAGGTCACCAGGGAAGACAGAGGAATGTACACCGTAGTGGCCCACCTTCCAAATTCAGTACAACAAGTGGGATTCGGACGGCTCGATGTATTCC agccTGTGAAAGTGCCCATCCTCCTAACCAGCAATAGCACGATCACAGAGAATGAAGACGCCGTGGTCTTGACCTGCTACACAAATGCGGTTTCCATTGAGTGGTTCTTCAACAGCATGAATCTGCGGCTCTCAGAGAGAAAGAAGCTGTCCGAGGACCGCAGAAGTCTCACCATAGACCCCATACAGAAGGAGGATTCTGGTTATTACCAGTGTAAAGTCTCCAACCCCATCAGTTCTGCTGAAAGTTGGCCCCTTGAGCTGCATATGCAACATGActga